A genomic region of Bactrocera dorsalis isolate Fly_Bdor chromosome 3, ASM2337382v1, whole genome shotgun sequence contains the following coding sequences:
- the LOC105225410 gene encoding nucleoporin seh1 — protein sequence MFEVELISADHKDVIHDVAFDYYGRRMATCSSDQTVKVWDEDEKGNWIESSNWKAHSGSIWRISWAHPEFGQVLVTCSFDRTASVWEEIVGEKVASLSTPSRRWVRRMTLDDSRTSVSDVKFAPKYLGLMLATTSADGIIRIYEAPDIMNLTQWPVLHEIANKLPLSCISWNTSTYMLSSQLLAAGSDETATHTGKVFIFAYSETRKWVKTDAINEITQPVTDLAFAPNPGRTFHMLAVASKDLYIVNIRGVTDASANTKLDIQATKFSDHNCPVWRVCWNMLATMLISTGDDGCVRIWRKNYTKDWKCAAVIKAEGSYPSYEPSLNSPVMTVSAAATAKYYKKGSISNPNQVPWH from the exons ATGTTTGAAGTCGAACTGATATCAGCAGATCACAAAGATGTCATCCACGATGTCGCATTTGATTATTACGGTCGACGAATGGCAACTTGCTCTAGTGACCAAACCGTAAAG GTTTGGGATGAAGACGAAAAAGGCAATTGGATTGAATCCAGTAATTGGAAAGCACATTCCGGTTCTATCTGGCGAATCTCCTGGGCTCATCCAGAATTTGGGCAAGTTCTAGTTACATGCTCATTTGATCGAACGGCGTCTGTGTGGGAAGAAATAGTTGGAGAAAAAGTTGCATCCCTATCGACTCCTTCACGTCGTTGGGTACGTCGAATGACTCTGGATGATTCACGTACAAGCGTTTCTGATGTTAAATTTGCTCCTAAATATTTGGGACTAATGTTGGCCACAACATCGGCTGATGGTATAATTAGGATTTATGAAGCACCAGACATAATGAACCTCACCCAATGGCCTGTTTTGCATGAAATTGCTAATAAATTGCCATTGAGTTGCATATCATGGAATACTTCAACATACATGTTATCTTCACAACTTTTAGCG GCGGGAAGTGACGAGACAGCTACACATACcggaaaagtttttatttttgcatatagTGAAACTCGCAAATGGGTTAAAACAGATGCAATTAATGAAATCACACAACCAGTTACTGATTTAGCGTTTGCACCTAATCCTGGTAGGACATTTCATATGCTCGCGGTAGCAAGTAAAGACTTATATATTGTCAATATCCGAGGAGTGAC aGATGCATCCGCAAACACTAAACTTGATATACAAGCAACCAAATTTAGTGATCATAACTGTCCTGTTTGGAGAGTTTGTTGGAATATGCTAGCGACAATGTTAATTTCAACTGGCGATGATGGATGTGTGCGAATTTGGAgaa AAAATTATACCAAGGATTGGAAATGTGCCGCCGTAATAAAAGCGGAAGGAAGTTATCCGTCCTACGAACCAAGTCTAAATTCCCCGGTAATGACTGTCTCTGCTGCTGCAACTGCCAAATACTATAAAAAAGGTTCAATTAGTAACCCAAATCAAGTGCCATGGCATTAG
- the LOC105225425 gene encoding hairy/enhancer-of-split related with YRPW motif protein, with protein sequence MEHNLHNNTPVHWGYGAAPVASTPHSHWAPPPQSHSLKRALSESDCDELYSEESSKEQVSPSETGSCQLLTRKKRRGVIEKKRRDRINSSLTELKRLVPTAYEKQGSAKLEKAEILQLTVEHLKNLQTKGIESFSYDPQRFAMDYHIIGFRECAAEVARYLVTIEGMDIQDPLRLRLMSHLQYFVQQRELSAKSCASPGGWTSASASSGYQTNCSAAPYQPYPGTPTAHPGLNPTYMPTPIHAYPTLSTSPSSTTHLQPHPHHLQQHSTQQQQLQQQAAPGQVNRASSANGTVSSETMPIISHATNQPNQQQQQQQSLSTHQTQTASSQLQQTPVSHESHLQQQPQQPPPPQAQPQPQHYTQEHTHTDQQGVTYADLSNSQVHIDHRNPTAAIAATGLNYPGSTHYPVAAAQEYNSNYVAANGSKPYRPWGAEMAY encoded by the exons ATGGAACATAATCTTCATAACAATACACCTGTTCATTGGGGCTACGGAGCGGCTCCCGTGGCGAGTACGCCGCACAGTCACTGGGCTCCGCCACCGCAAAGTCATAGCTTGAAACGCGCATTATCCGAAAGTGATTGTGATGAACTCTACTCTGAGGAATCCTCGAAAGAGCA AGTTTCTCCCAGCGAAACTGGAAGTTGTCAGTTATTGACACGTAAGAAAAGGCGAGGTGTTATTGAGAAGAAGCGACGGGATCGCATAAATTCTTCACTCACTGAGTTGAAACGTCTCGTGCCAACGGCTTATGAAAAGCAAGGTTCTGCTAAATTGGAGAAAGCTGAAATCTTACAATTAACCGTGGAACATTTGAAAAATCTGCAAACAAAAG GTATTGAATCGTTCAGCTATGATCCTCAACGCTTCGCCATGGATTACCATATTATCGGCTTTCGAGAGTGCGCTGCCGAGGTAGCGCGCTACTTAGTGACCATAGAGGGTATGGATATTCAGGACCCACTTCGCCTACGCCTCATGTCGCATTTGCAGTATTTCGTGCAACAGCGTGAATTGTCGGCCAAGAGTTGTGCCAGTCCCGGCGGCTGGACTTCGGCGTCCGCATCCAGTGGTTATCAGACAAACTGTAGTGCAGCACCTTACCAACCTTACCCAGGCACACCTACTGCTCATCCCGGCCTCAATCCCACGTATATGCCCACACCAATACATGCCTATCCCACACTGAGCACCTCGCCAAGCAGCACTACGCACCTTCAGCCGCATCCGCACCACCTTCAACAACACAgcacacaacagcaacagctgcagcagcaAGCGGCGCCTGGACAGGTTAACCGAGCTTCTTCGGCCAATGGAACAGTGTCAAGTGAAACGATGCCTATCATAAGTCACGCAACCAATCAgccaaatcaacaacaacagcagcagcaatcaCTCTCAACGCATCAAACACAGACAGCGTCGTCACAGTTGCAGCAAACACCTGTGTCGCACGAATCACATCTTCAGCAGCAACCACAACAGCCACCACCACCGCAAGCGCAGCCGCAGCCTCAACACTACACGCAAGAACACACGCACACCGATCAACAAGGCGTCACTTATGCGGACTTATCCAACTCCCAGGTTCACATTGATCATCGCAATCCCACTGCGGCCATTGCCGCAACTGGTCTGAACTACCCTGGCTCCACACATTATCCGGTTGCAGCTGCACAGGAGTACAATTCGAATTACGTGGCCGCGAACGGTTCCAAGCCATATCGACCATGGGGTGCCGAAATGGCCTATTAA